Proteins from one Cryptomeria japonica chromosome 4, Sugi_1.0, whole genome shotgun sequence genomic window:
- the LOC131875016 gene encoding probable disease resistance protein At4g33300, with the protein MEIVAEKNDSEEVKDLQPSKIQSRVFEAIEVQAQCGGLPLALKVIGRSLHGEPQQVWERAKNKISRGESISAYHKNGLLKLLEISIDSLDDVAKECFLDLALFPEDRKICADALLDIWVYVRKLQRHDALSILSDLASRNLLNLTSTPRRTIAISHENVSELYFSQHSVMRELAIHLGCRGSVVHSKRFLMDMKEQSLPEKWEFLNHTACDVQVLSIHTGPMEASNWYEMNLPETVALLLFFTSSEYSLPPFLRSMKNLKFLMILNYGTKKATVKGLDALSSLTELKCVRLERLIAPLVQKQRTELSNLEKLSLSLCEGFEYVSTFNITKLREFNIDHSSNLEEVPISFCYMPSVKMWSISNCHLVQKLPYELGNMNSLRMLRLSALPGLKELPPSIGKLRPLECLDISFCEGLRELPVEIGQLKKLSEFDMRECSRLKRLPRAVCELNSLKLVISDEKIVK; encoded by the exons ATGGAGATAGTTGCTGAAAAAAATGACTCGGAAGAAGTAAAAGATTTACAGCCATCAAAGATTCAAAGCCGGGTGTTTGAAGCCATTGAA GTGCAAGCACAATGTGGCGGCCTGCCACTTGCTCTAAAGGTGATCGGAAGATCTTTGCACGGGGAACCACAACAGGTTTGGGAGAGGGCAAAGAACAAGATTTCTAGAGGAGAATCCATATCAGCTTATCACAAAAATGGGCTACTTAAATTGTTGGAGATCAGTATCGATTCGTTAGATGATGTAGCCAAAGAATGCTTCTTAGACTTAGCTTTATTTCCAGAGGACAGGAAAATCTGTGCCGATGCACTGTTGGACATATGGGTTTATGTTCGGAAGTTACAGCGGCATGACGCTTTGTCCATCTTATCGGATCTTGCAAGCAGAAACCTGTTGAATTTGACTAGCACGCCAAG GAGAACAATAGCAATCTCACATGAAAATGTCTCGGAGCTGTACTTTTCTCAGCATAGTGTAATGCGTGAACTTGCCATCCATTTGGGATGCCGAGGCAGTGTAGTCCACAGCAAGAGGTTTCTAATGGATATGAAGGAGCAAAGTTTGCCTGAAAAATGGGAGTTTCTTAATCATACTGCATGCGATGTTCAAGTGCTGTCCATTCATACAG GTCCGATGGAGGCAAGCAACTGGTATGAGATGAATTTACCTGAGACAGTAGCTCTTTTGTTATTCTTTACTTCAAGTGAATACTCTCTTCCCCCATTTCTGAGGTCTATGAAGAATCTAAAATTTCTAATGATATTGAATTATGGGACAAAGAAGGCAACTGTAAAAGGTCTAGATGCTTTATCTTCGCTCACTGAACTCAAGTGTGTCCGCTTGGAGAGGTTGATTGCACCCCTTGTTCAAAAACAAAGGACAGAACTCTCAAACTTAGAGAAGTTATCTTTAAGCTTATGCGAAGGATTTGAATATGTATCCACATTCAACATTACCAAGCTGCGGGAGTTTAACATTGATCACTCAAGCAACTTGGAGGAGGTGCCAATTAGTTTCTGTTATATGCCTTCTGTTAAGATGTGGTCTATTAGCAACTGCCACCTGGTTCAGAAGTTACCTTATGAACTTGGGAATATGAACTCTCTCAGAATGCTGAGGTTATCAGCGTTACCGGGCTTAAAAGAGCTTCCACCATCGATTGGAAAACTTCGGCCGTTGGAATGTCTAGACATCTCGTTCTGCGAGGGGCTCAGAGAACTTCCAGTTGAAATAGGGCAACTAAAGaaattgagtgagtttgatatgaGGGAATGTTCTCGTTTGAAGAGGTTGCCAAGAGCTGTTTGTGAACTGAATTCCCTCAAGCTGGTTATTTCTGATGAGAAGATTGTGAAGTAG